The following coding sequences are from one Aeromicrobium duanguangcaii window:
- a CDS encoding TetR/AcrR family transcriptional regulator yields the protein MGGSGREDEPSRDDGLLSLLPERLALPRGRAALPKSAVEESRRGRILQATLDEVAASGYASTTVALITRRAHVSRTSFYEAFADKEDAFAAAHWNATDLSLTRIWKPALRLRHLHFHDRTRRLVRAYVEVLEAEPTFAICFFVEIKTAGERLATQREEMLDRHVEIMHELAKVSAADGSLRVPSRDVLRGLVGAFDELVSRAVRRQRGRDERLDLSGAVEPFTELLLGVVRAD from the coding sequence GTGGGCGGCTCCGGACGTGAGGACGAGCCGTCGCGTGACGACGGCCTGCTGAGTCTGCTGCCCGAGCGCCTGGCGCTCCCGCGCGGCCGAGCCGCGCTGCCGAAGTCCGCCGTCGAGGAGTCGCGCCGTGGCCGGATCCTGCAGGCGACGCTCGACGAGGTCGCGGCCTCGGGCTACGCCTCGACCACCGTCGCTCTGATCACCCGACGGGCCCACGTGTCCCGCACCTCCTTCTACGAGGCGTTCGCCGACAAGGAGGACGCGTTCGCGGCCGCCCACTGGAACGCCACCGACCTTTCGCTGACGCGGATCTGGAAGCCGGCCCTGCGACTGCGCCACCTGCACTTCCACGACCGGACCCGCCGGCTGGTGCGCGCCTACGTCGAGGTCCTCGAGGCCGAGCCGACCTTCGCCATCTGCTTCTTCGTCGAGATCAAGACCGCCGGCGAGCGCCTCGCGACGCAGCGCGAGGAGATGCTCGACCGGCACGTCGAGATCATGCACGAGCTGGCCAAGGTGTCCGCCGCCGACGGCTCGCTGCGGGTGCCGTCGCGCGACGTCCTGCGCGGTCTGGTCGGGGCCTTCGACGAGCTCGTCTCCCGGGCGGTCCGGCGCCAGCGCGGGCGTGACGAGCGACTGGACCTCTCCGGCGCGGTGGAGCCGTTCACCGAGCTTCTCCTGGGCGTCGTCCGCGCCGACTGA
- the icmF gene encoding fused isobutyryl-CoA mutase/GTPase IcmF codes for MHAPAHPVRFVTASSLFDGHDASINIMRRILQSQGAEVIHLGHNRSVAEIVDAAVEEDVQGVAVSSYQGGHVEYFEYLVQLLAERGAGHVRVFGGGGGVIVPGEVDRLRSAGVTIFSPQDGQRLGLVGMVNTLIETCDVDLVDHGLPSAEAVLAGDPSAVARAVTAAESGRLGSELEEAVRGGAASSAARVLGITGTGGSGKSSLTDELVRRLRIDHGDKLRVAVVAIDPTRRKGGGALLGDRIRMNAIGGPVSFRSLATRGSHEIPDHLADVIAVLKAAGNDLVIVETPGIGQGDAGILPFVDASLYVMTPEFGAASQLEKIDMLDFADVVAINKFERRGAKDALRDVGRQLVRNREAFGKQPQDMPVFGTSAAHFDDEGVTALYQELRTVLGLELGVLPAVDVRHTGDENHVVPPQRVRYLAEIAETIRDHHDETERWADLADRAQHLAAAAAELPDVPGLAEAARRAEAELPAPVREALEAWPSIVESYSGDTQVVTVRDRELRFDLVRETLSGNQIRRVSLPRYRSHGDLVRFWRRENLPGFFPFTAGVFTFKRDNEDPARMFAGEGDPFRTNRRFQLLSEGQPATRLSTAFDSVTLYGRDPDPRPDIYGKVGTSGVSVATVDDMRALYDGFDLVSPTTSVSMTINGPAPTVLAFFLNTVIDQQVDAFREREGREPDEAEYADLRTHALQNVRGTVQADILKEDQGQNTCLFSTEFSLRMMGDVQQWFIDQGVRNFYSVSISGYHIAEAGANPISQLAFTLANGFTYVESYLARGMDIDDFAPNLSFFFSNGMDPEYSVLGRVARRIWAIAMKERYGAGERSQKLKYHVQTSGRSLHAQEMDFNDIRTTLQALIAIYDNANSLHTNAFDEAVTTPSQESVRRALAIQLIINREWGLAMNENPLQGSFVIDELTELVEEAVLREFEAISERGGVLGAMETGYQRGRIQDESMLYEHRKHDGSLPIVGVNTFRNPAGDEVAVKLELARGTDEEKQSQLRRVHEFRQAHRREAEAALARLKQAATSQENVFGVLMDAARVCTLQQVTEAFFEVGGQYRRNV; via the coding sequence ATGCACGCTCCTGCCCATCCGGTCCGCTTCGTCACGGCCTCCAGCCTGTTCGACGGCCACGACGCGAGCATCAACATCATGCGACGCATCCTGCAGAGTCAGGGTGCCGAGGTGATCCACCTGGGGCACAACCGCTCGGTGGCCGAGATCGTCGACGCCGCCGTCGAGGAGGACGTGCAGGGCGTCGCCGTCAGCTCCTACCAGGGCGGCCACGTCGAGTACTTCGAGTACCTCGTGCAGCTCCTGGCCGAGCGCGGCGCCGGACACGTCCGGGTCTTCGGCGGCGGGGGTGGGGTGATCGTCCCCGGCGAGGTCGACCGGCTGCGCAGCGCGGGCGTCACGATCTTCAGCCCGCAGGACGGCCAGCGGCTGGGTCTGGTGGGGATGGTCAACACGCTCATCGAGACGTGCGACGTCGACCTGGTCGACCACGGCCTGCCGAGCGCCGAGGCCGTGCTGGCGGGCGATCCCTCGGCCGTCGCGCGTGCCGTGACGGCGGCCGAGAGCGGGCGGCTCGGCTCCGAGCTGGAGGAGGCGGTTCGCGGAGGCGCCGCGAGCTCGGCGGCGCGGGTCCTGGGCATCACCGGCACCGGCGGCTCGGGCAAGAGCTCGCTCACCGACGAGCTGGTGCGCCGGCTGCGGATCGACCACGGCGATAAGCTGCGCGTCGCGGTGGTGGCGATCGACCCGACCCGACGCAAGGGCGGCGGCGCCCTGCTCGGTGACCGCATTCGGATGAATGCGATCGGGGGGCCGGTCTCGTTCCGCTCGCTCGCGACCCGGGGCAGTCACGAGATCCCCGACCACCTCGCGGACGTGATCGCGGTGCTCAAGGCCGCCGGCAACGACCTCGTGATCGTCGAGACGCCCGGGATCGGCCAGGGCGACGCCGGCATCCTGCCGTTCGTCGACGCCTCGCTGTACGTCATGACGCCCGAGTTCGGTGCGGCGAGCCAGCTGGAGAAGATCGACATGCTCGACTTCGCCGACGTCGTCGCGATCAACAAGTTCGAGCGGCGTGGTGCCAAGGACGCCCTGCGCGACGTCGGTCGCCAGCTGGTCCGCAACCGTGAGGCCTTCGGCAAGCAGCCGCAGGACATGCCCGTCTTCGGCACCTCGGCGGCGCACTTCGACGACGAGGGCGTCACCGCGCTCTACCAGGAGCTGCGCACGGTGCTGGGGCTCGAGCTCGGCGTCCTGCCCGCCGTGGACGTGCGCCACACCGGCGACGAGAACCACGTCGTGCCCCCGCAGCGGGTGCGGTACCTGGCCGAGATCGCCGAGACGATCCGCGACCACCACGACGAGACCGAGCGCTGGGCCGACCTCGCCGACCGGGCCCAGCACCTCGCGGCGGCCGCGGCCGAGCTGCCGGACGTCCCGGGTCTCGCGGAGGCGGCGCGCCGCGCCGAGGCCGAGCTGCCGGCTCCGGTCCGCGAGGCGCTGGAGGCCTGGCCGTCGATCGTGGAGTCGTACTCCGGCGACACGCAGGTCGTGACCGTCCGTGACCGCGAGCTGCGCTTCGACCTCGTGCGCGAGACGCTCTCGGGCAACCAGATCCGTCGCGTCAGCCTGCCTCGCTACCGCTCCCACGGTGACCTCGTCCGCTTCTGGCGGCGCGAGAACCTGCCGGGGTTCTTCCCCTTCACCGCCGGCGTCTTCACGTTCAAGCGCGACAACGAGGACCCGGCCCGGATGTTCGCCGGTGAGGGCGACCCCTTCCGCACGAACCGCCGGTTCCAGCTGCTCAGCGAGGGGCAGCCGGCGACCCGCCTGTCGACGGCGTTCGACTCGGTCACGCTCTACGGGCGCGACCCCGATCCGCGGCCGGACATCTACGGCAAGGTCGGCACGTCGGGCGTCTCGGTCGCGACGGTGGACGACATGCGGGCGCTGTACGACGGGTTCGATCTCGTCTCGCCCACGACGAGCGTCTCGATGACGATCAACGGGCCGGCGCCGACCGTCCTGGCGTTCTTCCTCAACACGGTGATCGACCAGCAGGTCGATGCCTTCCGCGAGCGCGAGGGCCGCGAGCCCGACGAGGCCGAGTACGCCGATCTGCGCACCCACGCCCTGCAGAACGTCCGCGGCACGGTGCAGGCCGACATCCTCAAGGAGGACCAGGGCCAGAACACCTGCCTGTTCTCGACCGAGTTCAGCCTGCGGATGATGGGCGACGTCCAGCAGTGGTTCATCGACCAGGGCGTCCGCAACTTCTACTCGGTGTCGATCTCGGGCTATCACATCGCCGAGGCCGGGGCGAACCCCATCAGCCAGCTGGCGTTCACGCTGGCGAACGGCTTCACCTACGTCGAGTCGTACCTGGCCCGGGGCATGGACATCGACGACTTCGCCCCGAACCTGTCGTTCTTCTTCAGCAACGGCATGGACCCGGAGTACTCGGTGCTCGGCCGGGTCGCCCGGCGGATCTGGGCGATCGCGATGAAGGAGCGGTACGGAGCCGGCGAGCGCAGCCAGAAGCTGAAGTACCACGTGCAGACGTCGGGTCGGTCCCTGCACGCGCAGGAGATGGACTTCAACGACATCCGCACGACGCTGCAGGCGCTCATCGCGATCTACGACAACGCCAACAGCCTGCACACCAACGCGTTCGACGAGGCGGTCACGACGCCCTCGCAGGAGTCCGTGCGCCGCGCCCTGGCGATCCAGCTGATCATCAACCGCGAGTGGGGCCTGGCCATGAACGAGAACCCGCTGCAGGGCTCGTTCGTCATCGACGAGCTGACCGAGCTGGTCGAGGAGGCCGTGCTGCGCGAGTTCGAGGCGATCAGCGAGCGCGGGGGAGTCCTCGGCGCGATGGAGACGGGCTACCAGCGTGGCCGGATCCAGGACGAGTCGATGCTCTACGAGCACCGCAAGCACGACGGCTCCCTGCCCATCGTCGGCGTGAACACGTTCCGCAATCCCGCGGGTGACGAGGTGGCGGTGAAGCTCGAGCTGGCGCGGGGCACGGACGAGGAGAAGCAGTCCCAGCTCCGTCGCGTGCACGAGTTCCGCCAGGCCCACCGCCGCGAGGCCGAGGCCGCGCTGGCCCGGCTCAAGCAGGCGGCCACGAGCCAGGAGAACGTGTTCGGCGTCCTGATGGACGCCGCCCGCGTGTGCACGCTGCAGCAGGTGACCGAGGCGTTCTTCGAGGTCGGGGGCCAGTACCGCCGCAACGTCTGA
- a CDS encoding ArsR/SmtB family transcription factor: MVVDTDTKLTDDEVDRIFHALADATRRDIVRRTLVGEASVSRLAESYDMSFAAVQKHVAVLEGAGLVTKHPQGRERLVRGNPETIARAQRLLDELELIWRSRVERLDALLAEDPS; this comes from the coding sequence ATGGTTGTAGATACCGACACGAAGCTCACCGACGACGAGGTCGACCGGATCTTCCACGCTCTCGCCGACGCCACCCGACGCGACATCGTCCGGCGCACGCTGGTCGGCGAGGCGTCCGTCTCGCGGCTCGCCGAGTCCTACGACATGTCGTTCGCCGCCGTGCAGAAGCACGTCGCAGTCCTGGAGGGAGCGGGTCTGGTGACCAAGCATCCGCAGGGCCGAGAACGTCTGGTTCGCGGCAATCCCGAAACGATCGCCCGGGCCCAGCGCCTGCTCGACGAACTCGAGCTCATCTGGCGCTCGCGCGTCGAGCGACTCGACGCCCTCCTGGCCGAAGACCCCTCCTGA
- a CDS encoding ornithine cyclodeaminase has protein sequence MTHVPFLDVAGTARWIRRDGAEAIIAALTDAVESDFRRWPRFDKTPRVASHSRDGVIELMPTSDGEAYGFKYVNGHPSNPARGLQTVTAFGVLARVDSGYPTFVAEMTLLTALRTAATSAMAARHLARPDASVMAMIGTGSQSEFQALGFRAALGIRSLRIWDVDEAAMAKFVRNVEPLGFTVHVASSAADAVRGADVITTCTADKQRAVVLTDDMVAPGVHINAIGGDCPGKTELDPAILHRADVFVEYEPQTRIEGEIQAVAPDSPVTELWRVVGGEAPGRRDASSVTVFDSVGFAVEDFAALTFAHRAVAGTDLVSWLDLIADPADPKDLFALVAEAGVALSPAS, from the coding sequence CGCCGCGACGGCGCCGAGGCGATCATCGCCGCCCTGACCGACGCGGTCGAGAGCGACTTCCGCCGCTGGCCCCGCTTCGACAAGACGCCTCGCGTGGCCTCCCATTCACGGGACGGCGTCATCGAGCTGATGCCGACGAGCGACGGCGAGGCCTACGGGTTCAAGTACGTCAACGGACACCCCTCGAACCCCGCCCGCGGACTGCAGACCGTCACGGCCTTCGGCGTCCTGGCCCGGGTCGATTCGGGCTACCCCACCTTCGTCGCCGAGATGACGTTGCTGACGGCCCTGCGCACGGCGGCGACCTCGGCGATGGCGGCTCGACACCTCGCGCGCCCCGACGCGAGCGTCATGGCGATGATCGGCACGGGCTCCCAGTCGGAGTTCCAGGCGCTCGGCTTCCGCGCCGCCCTGGGCATCCGGAGCCTGCGGATCTGGGATGTGGACGAGGCGGCGATGGCCAAGTTCGTGCGCAACGTCGAGCCGCTCGGCTTCACGGTGCACGTCGCGTCGAGCGCGGCCGATGCCGTCCGCGGCGCCGACGTCATCACCACGTGCACGGCCGACAAGCAGCGTGCCGTCGTCCTGACCGACGACATGGTGGCCCCCGGGGTTCACATCAACGCGATCGGCGGGGACTGCCCCGGCAAGACCGAGCTCGACCCGGCGATCCTGCACCGCGCCGACGTGTTCGTCGAGTACGAGCCCCAGACCCGCATCGAGGGCGAGATCCAGGCCGTCGCCCCCGACTCCCCCGTGACCGAGCTGTGGCGCGTGGTCGGTGGCGAGGCACCCGGGCGCCGCGACGCGTCCAGCGTGACGGTGTTCGACTCGGTCGGCTTCGCCGTCGAGGACTTCGCCGCCCTGACGTTCGCGCACCGCGCGGTCGCCGGCACCGACCTGGTCTCGTGGCTGGACCTGATCGCCGACCCGGCCGACCCCAAGGACCTGTTCGCCCTGGTCGCCGAGGCGGGCGTCGCCCTCTCGCCCGCGAGCTGA
- a CDS encoding SRPBCC family protein: MPITSVSKDTDDLTMTVVAEFPVPVRRLWDAYADPRQLERFWGPVDYPATFTRHDMVAGGESHYVMTGPQGDTSAGYWKFRSVDEGKGFEVEDGFCTHPGVPDHTMPSMRMTFAFEEAEDGSRVTTTTWFASLEDLEKLIGMGMDEGMRCAMGQMDAVLADLSAYAVGSGTTLDLLDDTHVRVSRVVRGTVDQVWAAHQDPALVRRWMLGPDGWVMTTCEVATEVGDTYRYEWAREDGSNGFGFTGELLEAQPPVRSVTTEQMIGMEGEGTRNDLTLTPVEGGTLVSTVITYPSRELRDQILATGMVDGMEISYARLERDVLVPA, encoded by the coding sequence ATGCCCATCACCTCCGTGTCCAAGGACACCGACGACCTCACCATGACGGTCGTCGCCGAGTTCCCCGTGCCGGTGCGCCGGCTGTGGGACGCCTACGCCGATCCCCGCCAGCTCGAGCGGTTCTGGGGCCCGGTCGACTACCCCGCCACCTTCACCCGCCACGACATGGTCGCCGGCGGCGAGTCCCACTACGTCATGACCGGTCCGCAGGGCGACACGAGCGCCGGGTACTGGAAGTTCCGCTCGGTCGACGAGGGCAAGGGATTCGAGGTCGAGGACGGCTTCTGCACGCACCCGGGAGTCCCCGATCACACGATGCCCTCCATGCGGATGACCTTCGCCTTCGAGGAGGCCGAAGACGGCTCCCGCGTCACCACCACGACGTGGTTCGCCTCGCTGGAGGACCTCGAGAAGCTCATCGGCATGGGCATGGACGAGGGCATGCGGTGCGCGATGGGCCAGATGGACGCCGTCCTGGCCGATCTGTCCGCCTACGCGGTGGGCTCCGGCACGACGCTCGACCTGCTCGACGACACGCACGTGCGGGTGTCCCGCGTGGTTCGCGGCACCGTCGACCAGGTGTGGGCGGCCCACCAGGATCCCGCGCTCGTGCGCCGCTGGATGCTGGGCCCCGACGGGTGGGTCATGACGACCTGCGAAGTCGCGACCGAGGTGGGCGACACCTACCGGTACGAGTGGGCGCGGGAGGACGGGTCGAACGGGTTCGGCTTCACCGGAGAGCTGCTCGAGGCGCAGCCGCCCGTCCGCTCCGTGACGACCGAGCAGATGATCGGCATGGAGGGCGAGGGGACCCGCAACGACCTGACCCTCACGCCGGTCGAGGGCGGCACGCTCGTGTCGACGGTCATCACGTACCCCAGCCGCGAGCTGCGGGACCAGATCCTGGCGACCGGCATGGTCGACGGCATGGAGATCAGCTACGCCCGGCTCGAGCGGGACGTGCTCGTCCCCGCCTGA
- the soxR gene encoding redox-sensitive transcriptional activator SoxR, with protein sequence MPDLLTPSQVAARAGVTVSALHFYEREGLITSTRSAGNQRRYTRDVLRRIAFVRTSQRVGISLAEIREALSTLPVDRAPSRADWSRLSRRWRTSLDERIARLQRLRDDLDGCIGCGCLSLKKCRLRNPDDALATEGPGPRLLDPS encoded by the coding sequence ATGCCTGATCTCCTCACCCCGTCGCAGGTCGCCGCCCGCGCCGGCGTCACCGTCTCGGCGCTGCACTTCTACGAGCGCGAAGGTCTCATCACGTCCACCCGCAGCGCGGGCAACCAGCGCCGGTACACCCGCGACGTCCTGCGCCGGATCGCCTTCGTCCGCACGTCGCAGCGGGTCGGGATCTCGCTCGCCGAGATCCGCGAGGCGCTCTCGACGCTGCCGGTCGACCGGGCGCCGTCCAGGGCCGACTGGTCGCGGTTGTCCCGGCGCTGGCGGACGTCGCTCGACGAGCGGATCGCCCGCCTCCAGCGCCTGCGCGACGACCTCGACGGCTGCATCGGCTGCGGCTGCCTGTCGCTCAAGAAGTGCCGGCTGCGCAACCCCGACGACGCCCTCGCCACCGAGGGTCCCGGCCCCCGCCTGCTCGACCCCTCCTGA
- a CDS encoding AAA family ATPase: protein MTGFGPFRQTQTVDLDQFADHGIFLITGRTGAGKSSILDAIVYALYDAAPRYGTAGGKQVRSTHCGPEEPSRVELVFSAGGQTYRIIRTPEHLRPKARGTGFTTEKATAELARREGDQWVGIASQLRTVGEELHHIVPLSCDQFLQVVLLAQGQFQRFLVASSDERQQLLRTLFRSDRFRDYDTHLQQRAGALRQQLSLAESGIAATVAALAEHSGRDVPQEPDEDWLGEVLDAHDADLELARADLEQAGKEVQAAHDLLQQATGLADRQRRLADAHEQLARLMAERPVIEVERRRRDLALAAQSVEVVHGGVLSSTQRADAAAVVLERAAERFAEIAPGPVPADLIAHRDEATSQLAVLRDRLADEQELDRLRDEAETLGHQLEVVARRAEELAEESLAHDAILTAPVEVTVDQAQGVLDRLLEELDLAAKRDLTRAALAEAEVEQLRRGKARTAASTELDRLRERRLAEYAGTLAAELVDGQACAVCGSTDHPEPAEAAGEPVTEAMLESAQEVLDRADRQARDAAEQVVALRTTLEGWAQVRAAAELTVLVADARASLTQVTQAEREREASRTARERIDAEVTTLGVRRAKLEQRSEHVDQRIDRLSSRIEEARADAGSVVERITVLTSHIEAATALIDARAADAAARQRLTECREAFETSLSHHEFDDAQAFLAARTDARTIAELTRRIQAHDRALAGAEGTVAAPELQDLPTEPVDVDGPRVAHAEAKSVCEAASRRCGAAESRAKTSHDLATAIRAAWSQNAQARAAFQVLDRLARSLHGESPNTKRMRLESYVLGIELDEIVAAANVRLHAMSSGRYALERSDAVATRGSNGGLEVRVRDQYTSVARTPESLSGGEKFLASLALALGLAEVVTSRSGGITLDTLFIDEGFGSLDAETLDVAMETLDSLRQNGRTIGLISHVETMKERIPAQLAVEKTAQGCSRVEVRV from the coding sequence ATGACGGGCTTCGGCCCGTTCCGCCAGACCCAGACGGTCGATCTCGACCAGTTCGCCGATCACGGGATCTTCCTGATCACCGGCCGGACCGGTGCCGGCAAGTCCAGCATCCTCGACGCGATCGTCTACGCCCTGTACGACGCGGCGCCCCGTTACGGAACCGCCGGCGGCAAGCAGGTGCGCAGCACCCACTGCGGCCCCGAGGAGCCCAGCCGGGTCGAGCTCGTCTTCAGCGCCGGCGGTCAGACCTATCGGATCATCCGCACGCCCGAGCACCTGCGGCCGAAGGCCCGCGGCACGGGCTTCACGACCGAGAAGGCCACGGCCGAGCTGGCTCGTCGCGAGGGCGACCAGTGGGTCGGCATCGCATCCCAGCTGCGCACCGTGGGCGAGGAGCTGCACCACATCGTGCCGCTCAGCTGCGACCAGTTCCTGCAGGTCGTCCTGCTGGCGCAGGGCCAGTTCCAGCGGTTCCTGGTCGCCTCCAGCGACGAGCGGCAGCAGCTGCTGCGCACGCTGTTCCGCAGCGACCGGTTCCGTGACTACGACACCCATCTGCAGCAGCGCGCCGGCGCGCTGCGCCAGCAGCTGTCGCTGGCCGAGTCGGGGATCGCCGCCACGGTCGCCGCGCTGGCCGAGCACTCGGGGCGTGACGTACCGCAGGAGCCGGACGAGGACTGGCTCGGTGAGGTCCTCGACGCCCATGACGCCGACCTCGAGCTCGCGCGAGCCGATCTGGAACAGGCCGGCAAGGAGGTGCAGGCAGCTCACGACCTCCTGCAGCAGGCCACCGGTCTCGCCGACCGGCAGCGTCGCCTGGCCGACGCCCACGAGCAGCTCGCCCGGCTGATGGCCGAGCGGCCGGTGATCGAGGTCGAGCGGCGTCGTCGCGACCTCGCCCTGGCTGCGCAGTCGGTCGAGGTCGTGCACGGCGGCGTGCTGTCCTCGACCCAGCGGGCCGACGCCGCGGCCGTGGTGCTCGAGCGCGCCGCTGAGCGGTTCGCCGAGATCGCGCCCGGGCCGGTGCCGGCCGACCTGATCGCCCACCGTGACGAGGCCACGTCCCAGCTCGCGGTCCTGCGCGACCGGCTGGCCGACGAGCAGGAGCTCGATCGACTGCGCGACGAGGCCGAGACGCTCGGGCACCAGCTCGAGGTCGTCGCGCGCCGCGCCGAGGAGCTGGCCGAGGAGTCGCTCGCGCACGACGCGATCCTGACCGCGCCGGTCGAGGTCACGGTCGACCAGGCCCAGGGCGTGCTCGACCGTCTCCTGGAGGAGCTCGACCTGGCCGCCAAGCGCGACCTGACCCGGGCGGCACTCGCCGAGGCCGAGGTCGAGCAGCTGCGGCGCGGCAAGGCCCGCACCGCCGCCTCCACCGAGCTCGACCGGCTCCGTGAGCGCCGGCTGGCCGAGTACGCCGGAACGCTGGCGGCCGAGCTCGTCGACGGCCAGGCGTGCGCCGTGTGCGGCTCCACCGACCATCCCGAGCCGGCCGAGGCTGCCGGCGAACCCGTCACCGAGGCGATGCTCGAGAGCGCCCAGGAGGTGCTGGACCGTGCCGATCGCCAGGCCCGGGACGCCGCCGAGCAGGTCGTCGCCCTGCGCACCACCCTCGAGGGGTGGGCGCAGGTCCGCGCGGCCGCCGAGCTGACGGTGCTCGTCGCCGACGCTCGCGCGTCGTTGACCCAGGTGACGCAGGCCGAGCGCGAGCGCGAGGCGTCGCGCACGGCCAGGGAGCGCATCGACGCCGAGGTCACGACGCTCGGGGTGCGCCGGGCCAAGCTCGAGCAGCGTTCCGAGCACGTGGACCAGCGGATCGATCGGCTCAGCAGCCGGATCGAGGAGGCCCGCGCCGACGCCGGGTCGGTCGTCGAGCGGATCACGGTGCTGACCTCGCACATCGAGGCGGCGACCGCGCTCATCGACGCGCGCGCCGCGGACGCCGCCGCCCGACAGCGACTCACCGAGTGCCGCGAAGCCTTCGAGACCTCGCTGAGCCACCACGAGTTCGACGACGCGCAGGCCTTCCTGGCGGCGCGGACCGACGCCCGAACGATCGCCGAGCTGACCCGTCGCATCCAGGCTCACGACCGCGCGCTGGCCGGGGCCGAGGGGACCGTCGCCGCACCCGAGCTGCAGGACCTGCCGACCGAGCCCGTCGACGTCGACGGGCCGCGGGTGGCCCACGCCGAGGCCAAGTCGGTCTGCGAGGCGGCGTCCCGGCGCTGCGGCGCGGCCGAGAGCCGCGCCAAGACATCGCACGACCTCGCCACGGCGATCCGTGCCGCCTGGAGTCAGAACGCCCAGGCGCGGGCGGCCTTCCAGGTCCTCGATCGCCTGGCCCGGTCCCTGCACGGTGAGTCCCCGAACACGAAGCGGATGCGGCTCGAGAGCTATGTCCTGGGCATCGAGCTGGACGAGATCGTGGCCGCCGCCAATGTCCGGCTCCATGCCATGTCGTCGGGTCGGTACGCCCTCGAGCGCAGCGACGCGGTCGCCACGCGCGGGTCGAACGGCGGCCTCGAGGTCCGCGTCCGGGACCAGTACACGAGCGTGGCCCGCACGCCCGAGTCCCTGTCCGGCGGTGAGAAGTTCCTCGCCTCGCTGGCGCTGGCCCTGGGTCTGGCCGAGGTCGTGACGAGCCGCTCCGGGGGCATCACCCTCGACACGCTGTTCATTGACGAGGGATTCGGCTCCCTGGACGCCGAGACGCTGGACGTGGCCATGGAGACCCTGGACTCGTTGCGTCAGAACGGCCGCACGATCGGTCTGATCAGCCACGTCGAGACGATGAAGGAACGCATCCCCGCCCAGCTCGCGGTCGAGAAGACGGCGCAGGGCTGCAGCCGCGTCGAGGTCCGGGTCTGA
- a CDS encoding MFS transporter: MSSALLTGPPGSPWVRPHLRTTVGVFSLAFLFAFEALAVATVMPEVVRDLGGLSLYALAFAAPVAASVVALSVAGDWIDRHGSARALGVGVVVFCAGVVIAGLASSMEVFLVGRLVHGLGGGVMGVALYVVIAESYPVALRPRVFAILTAAWVLPALVGPLLAGVVADLLGWRWVFLAVPAVALGAWWLVRSATAEPGESSAGVDRRRLGWAVLAAAAVASLALGGQRQFDAWLVAVWAGVILALLAAGRLLPPGTWRARPGLPAVLVARGLLGASFAGAEVYLPLLLTTERGLSLSRAGLVLTAAAVAWCLGAQAAARVPALRDELLRIRIGTAVVAVAVASTAAVGISGVPLFVPVVAWTCAGFGIGMAFSTLSVVALATAEDGEAGRVSSYLQLNDALVDAFAMALGAVVFAGFVGSSPALGASLLILGSGLVAAAAVPLRLR, encoded by the coding sequence GTGAGCAGCGCCCTGCTGACGGGCCCGCCCGGATCTCCCTGGGTCCGGCCCCATCTGCGGACGACCGTCGGCGTGTTCTCGCTCGCCTTCCTGTTCGCCTTCGAGGCCCTCGCCGTCGCGACGGTGATGCCCGAGGTGGTCCGTGACCTCGGTGGCCTCTCGCTGTACGCGCTGGCGTTCGCCGCTCCCGTGGCCGCCTCGGTCGTGGCCCTGTCGGTCGCCGGCGACTGGATCGACCGGCACGGCTCGGCGCGGGCCCTGGGCGTCGGCGTGGTCGTGTTCTGCGCCGGTGTCGTGATCGCCGGGCTCGCGTCGTCGATGGAGGTCTTCCTCGTCGGGCGGCTCGTCCACGGCCTGGGCGGGGGTGTCATGGGGGTGGCGCTCTACGTCGTGATCGCCGAGTCGTACCCCGTGGCCCTGCGCCCTCGCGTGTTCGCGATCCTCACCGCCGCATGGGTCCTGCCCGCGCTGGTGGGACCCCTGCTCGCGGGGGTCGTCGCGGACCTCCTCGGATGGCGATGGGTCTTCCTGGCCGTTCCGGCGGTGGCGCTCGGCGCGTGGTGGCTCGTGCGGTCGGCGACGGCGGAGCCGGGGGAGTCCTCGGCGGGAGTCGACCGGCGGCGGCTGGGGTGGGCCGTCCTGGCTGCCGCCGCCGTCGCGTCCCTGGCCCTCGGCGGCCAGCGTCAGTTCGACGCGTGGCTCGTGGCGGTGTGGGCGGGCGTCATCCTCGCCCTGCTGGCGGCGGGACGACTGCTGCCTCCCGGCACGTGGCGGGCCCGCCCCGGGCTGCCGGCCGTGCTCGTGGCCCGGGGCCTGCTGGGCGCGTCGTTCGCCGGCGCCGAGGTCTACCTGCCGCTGCTGTTGACGACCGAGCGGGGACTCTCGCTCTCGCGCGCCGGCCTGGTGCTGACGGCTGCGGCCGTCGCCTGGTGCCTCGGCGCGCAGGCTGCCGCTCGCGTGCCTGCGCTGAGGGACGAGCTGCTCCGGATCCGGATCGGGACCGCCGTCGTCGCGGTGGCCGTGGCGAGCACGGCGGCCGTCGGGATCTCGGGCGTCCCGCTCTTCGTCCCCGTCGTGGCGTGGACGTGTGCGGGCTTCGGTATCGGGATGGCGTTCTCGACGCTCTCGGTGGTCGCGCTCGCCACCGCCGAGGACGGCGAGGCGGGGCGGGTCTCGTCGTACCTGCAGCTCAACGACGCGCTCGTGGACGCCTTCGCGATGGCCCTCGGAGCGGTGGTGTTCGCCGGGTTCGTCGGGTCGTCGCCCGCGCTGGGGGCGAGCCTGCTGATCCTGGGCTCCGGCCTCGTCGCAGCCGCAGCGGTGCCGCTGCGGCTGCGGTGA